The Zonotrichia leucophrys gambelii isolate GWCS_2022_RI chromosome 23, RI_Zleu_2.0, whole genome shotgun sequence genome includes a region encoding these proteins:
- the LYPLA2 gene encoding acyl-protein thioesterase 2 isoform X1, whose amino-acid sequence MGLRLSAPGASQPAGSPGSGGTPGIPPPSLQPPLDSAPRGPGERLRHGASAHPSRCMCGNNMSVPLLADAVTVSGAERETAAVIFLHGLGDTGHSWADALSSIRLPYVKYICPHAPRIPVTLNMKMVMPSWFDLMGLTPDAPEDEAGIKKAAENIKAIIEHEMKNGIPPNRIILGGFSQGGALSLYTALTCQHQLAGIVALSCWLPLHKAFPQAANNGVNKDIAILQCHGELDPMIPVRFGALTAEKLKSVVTPTKVQFKTFPGVMHSSCPQEMMAVKEFIEKLLPRI is encoded by the exons GCTGCGACTTTCCGCCCCCGGGGCCTCgcagcctgcagggagcccCGGTTCTGGCGGAACACCGGGGATCCCGCCTCCATCGCTGCAGCCCCCGCTGGATTCCGCTCCCCGCGGGCCCGGGGAGAGGCTGAGGCACG GTGCCAGTGCTCACCCCTCTCGGTGTATGTGTGGTAACAACATGTCTGTCCCCCTCCTCGCCGACGCTGTCACCGTGTCAGGGGCAGAGCGGGAGACCGCCGCG GTCATTTTCCTCCATGGCCTTGGCGACACGGG gcacagctgggccgATGCTCTGTCCTCCATCCGCCTCCCCTACGTGAAGTACATCTGCCCTCACGC GCCCCGGATCCCGGTGACCCTCAACATGAAGATGGTGATGCCCTCCTG GTTTGACCTGATGGGATTGACTCCAGATGCACCTGAGGATGAGGCTGGGATcaagaaagctgcagaaaaca TTAAAGCAATCATTGAGCACGAGATGAAGAACGGGATCCCCCCCAACCGCATCATCCTGGGGGGCTTCTCACAG GGCGGTGCCTTGTCGCTGTACACGGCTCTGACGTGCCAGCACCAGCTGGCCGGCATCGTGGCgctcagctgctggctcccGCTGCACAAGGCCTTCCCTCAG GCGGCGAACAACGGCGTGAACAAGGACATTGCCATCCTGCAGTGCCACGGGGAGCTGGACCCCATGATCCCCGTGCGCTTCGGGGCCCTCACGGCCGAGAAGCTCAAGTCTGTGGTCACCCCCACCAAGGTGCAGTTCAAAACCTTCCCTGGAGTGATGCACAGTTCCTGTCCTCAG GAGATGATGGCGGTGAAGGAGTTCATCGAGAAGCTGCTGCCCCGGATCTGA
- the LYPLA2 gene encoding acyl-protein thioesterase 2 isoform X2, translating into MCGNNMSVPLLADAVTVSGAERETAAVIFLHGLGDTGHSWADALSSIRLPYVKYICPHAPRIPVTLNMKMVMPSWFDLMGLTPDAPEDEAGIKKAAENIKAIIEHEMKNGIPPNRIILGGFSQGGALSLYTALTCQHQLAGIVALSCWLPLHKAFPQAANNGVNKDIAILQCHGELDPMIPVRFGALTAEKLKSVVTPTKVQFKTFPGVMHSSCPQEMMAVKEFIEKLLPRI; encoded by the exons ATGTGTGGTAACAACATGTCTGTCCCCCTCCTCGCCGACGCTGTCACCGTGTCAGGGGCAGAGCGGGAGACCGCCGCG GTCATTTTCCTCCATGGCCTTGGCGACACGGG gcacagctgggccgATGCTCTGTCCTCCATCCGCCTCCCCTACGTGAAGTACATCTGCCCTCACGC GCCCCGGATCCCGGTGACCCTCAACATGAAGATGGTGATGCCCTCCTG GTTTGACCTGATGGGATTGACTCCAGATGCACCTGAGGATGAGGCTGGGATcaagaaagctgcagaaaaca TTAAAGCAATCATTGAGCACGAGATGAAGAACGGGATCCCCCCCAACCGCATCATCCTGGGGGGCTTCTCACAG GGCGGTGCCTTGTCGCTGTACACGGCTCTGACGTGCCAGCACCAGCTGGCCGGCATCGTGGCgctcagctgctggctcccGCTGCACAAGGCCTTCCCTCAG GCGGCGAACAACGGCGTGAACAAGGACATTGCCATCCTGCAGTGCCACGGGGAGCTGGACCCCATGATCCCCGTGCGCTTCGGGGCCCTCACGGCCGAGAAGCTCAAGTCTGTGGTCACCCCCACCAAGGTGCAGTTCAAAACCTTCCCTGGAGTGATGCACAGTTCCTGTCCTCAG GAGATGATGGCGGTGAAGGAGTTCATCGAGAAGCTGCTGCCCCGGATCTGA
- the GALE gene encoding UDP-glucose 4-epimerase isoform X2: MAETILVTGGAGYIGSHCVLELLQAGYEPVVIDNFHNAIRGSEELPESLRRVQEIAHRPVLFQELDITDRAALQELFRKHRFSAVMHFAGLKAVGESVQKPLEYYRVNLTGTIGLLETMKAHGVRNIVFSSSATVYGDPKYLPLDENHPVGGCTNPYGKSKFFIEEMIRDLCRAEKDWNAVLLRYFNPIGAHESGMIGEDPQGIPNNLMPYVAQVAVGRREFLSVFGNDYKTDDGTGVRDYIHVVDLAKGHIAALKKLKENCGCKIYNLGTGTGYSVLQMVRAMEKASGREPELLPL, from the exons ATGGCCGAGACCATCCTGGTGACGGGCGGCGCCGGCTACATCGGCAGCCACTgcgtgctggagctgctgcaggcggGCTACGAGCCCGTGGTCATCGACAACTTCCACAACGCCATCCGAG GCTCCGAGGAGCTCCCCGAGAGCCTCCGGCGGGTGCAGGAGATCGCGCACCGGCCCGTGCTCTTCCAGGAGCTCGACATCACGGACCGGGCGGCGCTGCAGGAGCTCTTCAGGAAG CACCGCTTCTCGGCCGTGATGCACTTTGCGGGGCTCAAGGCCGTGGGGGAGTCGGTGCAGAAGCCTCTGGAGTATTACAGAGTGAACCTCACCGGGACCATCGGGCTGCTGGAG ACCATGAAGGCCCACGGCGTGAGGAACATCGtgttcagcagctctgccaccgTCTACGGGGACCCCAAGTACCTCCCCCTGGACGAGAATCACCCGGTCGGGGGCTGCACCAACCCCTACGGCAAATCCAAGTTCTTCATCGAGGAGATGATCCGggatctctgcagagcagagaag gACTGGAACGCCGTCCTCCTGCGCTACTTCAACCCCATCGGCGCCCACGAGTCGGGGATGATCGGGGAGGACCCTCAGGGCATCCCCAACAACCTCATGCCCTACGTGGCTCAG GTGGCAGTGGGACGCCGGGAATTCCTGAGCGTCTTTGGGAACGACTACAAGACTGACGATGGAACGG gagTCAGGGATTACATCCACGTCGTGGATCTGGCCAAGGGCCACATCGCTGCTCTGAAGAAGCTCAAGGAGAACTGTGGCTGCAAG ATCTACAACCTGGGCACAGGCACCGGCTACTCCGTGCTGCAGATGGTCCGGGCCATGGAGAAGGCCTCGGGGAGGGAG ccagagctgctgcccctaTAA
- the GALE gene encoding UDP-glucose 4-epimerase isoform X1: MAETILVTGGAGYIGSHCVLELLQAGYEPVVIDNFHNAIRGSEELPESLRRVQEIAHRPVLFQELDITDRAALQELFRKHRFSAVMHFAGLKAVGESVQKPLEYYRVNLTGTIGLLETMKAHGVRNIVFSSSATVYGDPKYLPLDENHPVGGCTNPYGKSKFFIEEMIRDLCRAEKDWNAVLLRYFNPIGAHESGMIGEDPQGIPNNLMPYVAQVAVGRREFLSVFGNDYKTDDGTGVRDYIHVVDLAKGHIAALKKLKENCGCKIYNLGTGTGYSVLQMVRAMEKASGREIKYRITARREGDVASCYADPALAERELGWKAAFGLDKMCEDLWRWQLQNPTGFSKN; the protein is encoded by the exons ATGGCCGAGACCATCCTGGTGACGGGCGGCGCCGGCTACATCGGCAGCCACTgcgtgctggagctgctgcaggcggGCTACGAGCCCGTGGTCATCGACAACTTCCACAACGCCATCCGAG GCTCCGAGGAGCTCCCCGAGAGCCTCCGGCGGGTGCAGGAGATCGCGCACCGGCCCGTGCTCTTCCAGGAGCTCGACATCACGGACCGGGCGGCGCTGCAGGAGCTCTTCAGGAAG CACCGCTTCTCGGCCGTGATGCACTTTGCGGGGCTCAAGGCCGTGGGGGAGTCGGTGCAGAAGCCTCTGGAGTATTACAGAGTGAACCTCACCGGGACCATCGGGCTGCTGGAG ACCATGAAGGCCCACGGCGTGAGGAACATCGtgttcagcagctctgccaccgTCTACGGGGACCCCAAGTACCTCCCCCTGGACGAGAATCACCCGGTCGGGGGCTGCACCAACCCCTACGGCAAATCCAAGTTCTTCATCGAGGAGATGATCCGggatctctgcagagcagagaag gACTGGAACGCCGTCCTCCTGCGCTACTTCAACCCCATCGGCGCCCACGAGTCGGGGATGATCGGGGAGGACCCTCAGGGCATCCCCAACAACCTCATGCCCTACGTGGCTCAG GTGGCAGTGGGACGCCGGGAATTCCTGAGCGTCTTTGGGAACGACTACAAGACTGACGATGGAACGG gagTCAGGGATTACATCCACGTCGTGGATCTGGCCAAGGGCCACATCGCTGCTCTGAAGAAGCTCAAGGAGAACTGTGGCTGCAAG ATCTACAACCTGGGCACAGGCACCGGCTACTCCGTGCTGCAGATGGTCCGGGCCATGGAGAAGGCCTCGGGGAGGGAG atcAAGTACCGGATCACGGCCCGGCGCGAGGGGGACGTGGCCTCCTGCTACGCTGACCCCGCGCTGGCCGAGcgggagctgggctggaaagctgcctttGGCCTGGACAAGATGT GTGAGGACCTGTGGCGGTGGCAGCTGCAGAACCCCACGGGCTTCAGCAAGAACTGA